In Marivirga salinae, a single window of DNA contains:
- a CDS encoding DEAD/DEAH box helicase, with protein sequence MLTFEELGLKPDILKAILEIGFLEPTPIQEKTIPHLLNTKQDLIALAQTGSGKTAAFGLPVLNQIDGDSKKTQSLVLCPTRELAIQIANDFNSYTKYSKKLDVVPVYGGASIETQIKALNKGAQIVVGTPGRVVDLIKRKKLKLEDIEWVVLDEADEMLNMGFKDDLDFILSHTPDQRQTLLFSATMSKEVLRISNNYMDNPEEISSGKRNQGADKVEHFYFVVNGRDKYLALKRIADINPDIYAIIFCRTKRETQEISDQLVSDGYNADCLHGDLSQAQRDAVMGRYRKKHLQMLVATDVAARGLDVNEITHVINYNIPDDLETYTHRSGRTGRAGKAGISMAIIGPRDINKIKQLERILGKTFTKAEVPAGDAVIEKQLMAFIEKVKASEVDEKQIEPFVNNIAVEFEDLSREDLIKKFVSLEFNKFLDYYKNSADLNQNAKAGRDRDSNRGERSDRGRKGGDFTKLFLNIGEKDNLNAGTLLGWINGLQSVPNGIEFGKIDVQRSFTFMEVESQHEQTILGALNVSEFDGRKVVAEPKMGGGPRSSDRSSRSDRSDRPDRKRGSGFKKRPSAGGGDRKSGGRARVKAGSGGRRK encoded by the coding sequence ATGTTAACATTTGAAGAATTAGGCCTTAAGCCTGACATCCTAAAAGCAATTTTAGAAATTGGATTTTTAGAGCCTACTCCTATTCAGGAAAAAACTATTCCACATCTATTGAACACAAAGCAAGATTTAATTGCTTTAGCTCAAACAGGTTCTGGTAAAACTGCCGCATTTGGATTGCCAGTTTTGAATCAAATTGATGGAGATTCTAAAAAGACACAATCATTAGTATTATGTCCTACTAGAGAATTAGCAATTCAAATTGCCAATGACTTTAACTCGTACACTAAATATTCTAAGAAATTAGATGTAGTGCCTGTTTATGGTGGTGCAAGTATAGAAACGCAAATCAAAGCCTTGAACAAAGGAGCTCAGATTGTGGTAGGTACACCCGGTCGTGTAGTGGATTTGATTAAAAGAAAGAAATTAAAATTAGAAGACATTGAATGGGTGGTTTTAGATGAAGCCGATGAAATGTTGAATATGGGCTTTAAAGACGATTTAGATTTTATCTTATCGCATACGCCTGACCAAAGACAAACTTTATTATTCTCTGCGACTATGTCAAAAGAGGTATTAAGGATTTCTAATAACTACATGGACAATCCTGAAGAAATATCTTCTGGGAAAAGAAATCAAGGTGCTGACAAGGTAGAACATTTCTATTTCGTGGTTAATGGAAGAGATAAATACTTAGCTTTAAAGAGAATTGCTGATATCAATCCTGATATTTATGCAATCATTTTCTGTAGAACTAAGAGAGAAACACAAGAAATTTCTGATCAATTAGTATCAGACGGCTATAATGCTGATTGTTTGCACGGTGATTTGTCACAAGCGCAAAGAGATGCAGTTATGGGCCGTTACAGAAAAAAGCATTTGCAAATGTTAGTGGCTACTGATGTGGCAGCTAGAGGTTTGGATGTGAATGAAATCACGCACGTAATCAATTACAACATTCCAGATGATTTGGAAACTTATACGCACCGTAGTGGTCGTACAGGTCGTGCTGGAAAAGCAGGTATTTCAATGGCGATTATCGGCCCAAGAGACATCAATAAAATCAAGCAATTAGAGCGTATTTTAGGTAAAACTTTCACTAAAGCTGAAGTTCCTGCCGGAGATGCTGTAATTGAAAAGCAATTGATGGCTTTTATTGAAAAAGTAAAAGCATCAGAGGTTGATGAAAAACAGATCGAGCCATTTGTAAATAATATTGCTGTCGAATTTGAAGATTTAAGCCGTGAAGACTTAATCAAGAAATTCGTTTCATTGGAATTCAACAAGTTTTTAGATTACTATAAGAACTCTGCTGACTTAAACCAAAATGCTAAGGCAGGAAGAGATAGAGATTCAAACAGAGGCGAAAGAAGTGATAGAGGAAGAAAAGGTGGTGATTTCACTAAATTATTTTTGAACATAGGCGAAAAGGATAATTTAAATGCTGGAACTCTACTAGGTTGGATCAACGGTTTACAAAGCGTTCCTAATGGAATTGAATTCGGTAAAATTGATGTTCAAAGAAGCTTTACTTTCATGGAAGTAGAAAGCCAGCATGAGCAAACAATATTAGGCGCATTAAACGTTAGCGAATTTGACGGACGTAAAGTGGTTGCCGAACCAAAAATGGGCGGTGGACCAAGATCGTCTGACAGATCAAGCCGATCTGACAGATCTGACAGACCGGATAGAAAAAGAGGAAGCGGATTTAAGAAGCGTCCAAGTGCTGGTGGTGGTGACAGGAAATCTGGTGGAAGAGCGAGAGTGAAAGCTGGTTCTGGCGGAAGAAGAAAATAA